The Propionispora hippei DSM 15287 genome includes a window with the following:
- a CDS encoding formate--tetrahydrofolate ligase, with translation MKSDVEIAQAAVMKPILEVARELDIPEDEVELYGKHKAKVSLATWQRLKDKPDGKLVLVTAINPTPAGEGKTTTTVGLGDALRRLQKKVVIALREPSLGPCFGIKGGAAGGGYAQIVPMEDINLHFTGDFHAITTAHNLLAAVIDNHIHHGNELGIDPRRITWRRVLDLNDRALRSVICGLGGKVNGVPRESGFDITVASELMAILCLANDLMDMKRRIGRIVVAYTYEGKPVTVEELQVTGALTLLFKDAIKPNLVQTLENTPAFVHGGPFANIAHGCNSVTATKYALKLADVVVTEAGFGADLGAEKFLNIKCRFAGLKPAAVVIVATVRALKMHGGVPKPDLNRENLAALDSGIHNLIKHIENTHKFGLPAVVAINAFPNDTPAELQHVKEKCLAMGAEVAISEVWAKGGAGGTELAEKVLAACEQESSFTYIYDEKAPIKEKITAIAREIYGADGVNYTPGAEKTIRELTELGFDKTPVCMAKTQYSLSDDMTKLGRPQGFTITVREVRVAAGAGFLVALTGEIMTMPGLPKKPAAVNMDIDEQGTITGIF, from the coding sequence TTGAAAAGTGATGTGGAGATTGCCCAGGCGGCGGTCATGAAGCCCATCCTGGAAGTAGCCCGTGAACTGGACATTCCGGAAGACGAAGTAGAACTGTATGGTAAACATAAGGCTAAAGTTTCGTTAGCGACCTGGCAGCGCCTGAAAGATAAACCCGACGGCAAATTAGTGCTGGTGACAGCGATTAATCCGACGCCGGCCGGCGAAGGCAAGACGACGACCACCGTCGGTCTTGGCGATGCGCTGCGGCGGCTGCAAAAGAAGGTAGTTATTGCCTTGCGGGAACCGTCGCTGGGACCCTGCTTTGGCATCAAGGGTGGTGCCGCCGGCGGCGGTTACGCCCAGATCGTACCGATGGAAGATATTAATTTGCATTTTACCGGTGATTTTCACGCGATTACCACGGCGCACAATTTGCTGGCGGCTGTGATTGACAATCACATTCATCATGGCAATGAACTGGGAATTGACCCCCGCCGTATTACCTGGCGCCGGGTGCTGGATTTGAACGACCGGGCGCTCCGGTCAGTCATCTGCGGTTTGGGTGGCAAGGTAAATGGCGTGCCCCGCGAAAGCGGCTTTGATATAACGGTAGCCTCCGAACTGATGGCCATTCTATGTCTTGCCAATGATCTGATGGATATGAAGCGGCGGATTGGACGAATTGTCGTGGCCTACACCTACGAGGGAAAACCGGTAACAGTGGAGGAACTGCAGGTCACCGGCGCTCTGACGCTGTTATTCAAGGATGCCATCAAGCCTAATTTGGTGCAGACCTTGGAGAACACCCCGGCTTTTGTGCATGGCGGGCCCTTTGCTAATATTGCCCATGGCTGTAATAGCGTGACGGCCACAAAATATGCCTTGAAGCTGGCCGATGTAGTTGTCACCGAAGCCGGTTTTGGCGCTGATCTGGGGGCCGAGAAATTCCTCAATATTAAGTGTCGCTTTGCCGGTTTAAAACCGGCGGCGGTAGTTATTGTGGCTACTGTCCGGGCGCTTAAAATGCACGGCGGTGTGCCGAAACCCGATTTAAACAGGGAAAATCTGGCCGCTCTTGATTCGGGCATACACAATTTGATTAAGCATATTGAAAATACCCATAAATTCGGACTGCCGGCGGTGGTAGCCATTAATGCCTTCCCGAACGACACGCCGGCCGAACTGCAGCACGTGAAGGAAAAGTGCCTGGCTATGGGAGCGGAAGTGGCTATTTCCGAGGTATGGGCCAAAGGCGGTGCCGGCGGCACGGAACTGGCCGAGAAAGTCTTGGCCGCCTGTGAACAGGAAAGCAGTTTTACTTATATCTATGATGAAAAAGCGCCGATTAAGGAGAAAATTACTGCTATTGCCAGAGAAATCTATGGCGCAGATGGCGTGAATTATACCCCGGGAGCGGAAAAAACCATTCGGGAGCTGACCGAGCTTGGCTTTGATAAGACACCCGTTTGTATGGCCAAGACGCAGTATTCACTCAGTGACGACATGACCAAACTGGGGCGGCCGCAGGGCTTTACCATTACGGTACGTGAAGTCCGGGTAGCGGCCGGCGCCGGCTTTTTGGTAGCCCTGACCGGTGAAATCATGACAATGCCCGGTTTGCCGAAAAAACCGGCTGCAGTCAATATGGATATTGATGAGCAGGGAACGATTACCGGGATTTTTTAA
- a CDS encoding sulfide/dihydroorotate dehydrogenase-like FAD/NAD-binding protein, with translation MYKILLKQELAPNVKLFKMQAPLIAKKAQPGQFVILRIDEDGERVPLTIADFDREEGSITLIFQEVGASTKLLGTLNEGDSLLDLVGPLGKPTHIENFGTVVCVGGGIGIAPVYPIARGMKAAGNEVISIIGARNKEILIYEEEMTAVSDTLHIATDDGSKGIKGFVTDPLKQMIAEGKKIDLVVAIGPVIMMRNVAEVTRPYQIPTVVSLNPIMVDGTGMCGGCRVSVGEENKFACVDGPEFDAHKVDFAGLVARQRMYIPKEKQYAEHCASTREGGCKCHSH, from the coding sequence GTGTATAAAATACTCTTGAAACAGGAATTGGCGCCCAATGTAAAGCTGTTTAAAATGCAGGCGCCGCTGATTGCCAAAAAAGCGCAGCCGGGCCAATTTGTTATTTTGCGGATTGATGAAGATGGGGAACGGGTGCCTTTGACCATTGCCGACTTTGACCGTGAAGAAGGCAGTATCACGTTGATCTTCCAGGAAGTTGGCGCATCGACGAAACTGCTGGGCACTTTGAACGAGGGCGACAGCCTGCTGGATCTGGTTGGTCCTTTAGGCAAACCGACTCATATTGAAAACTTCGGCACCGTGGTTTGTGTCGGCGGCGGCATTGGAATTGCACCGGTGTATCCGATTGCCCGGGGCATGAAGGCGGCCGGCAATGAGGTGATCTCGATTATCGGGGCCCGAAATAAGGAGATTTTGATTTATGAAGAGGAAATGACGGCTGTCAGCGATACGCTGCATATTGCCACCGATGATGGCTCTAAAGGCATTAAAGGATTTGTTACCGATCCTTTAAAGCAAATGATTGCCGAAGGGAAGAAAATTGATTTGGTTGTTGCCATCGGTCCGGTGATCATGATGCGCAATGTGGCCGAAGTCACCCGTCCTTATCAGATTCCTACCGTGGTCAGCCTGAACCCGATTATGGTGGACGGAACCGGGATGTGCGGCGGCTGTCGTGTGTCGGTCGGTGAGGAGAATAAATTTGCCTGCGTAGACGGACCGGAGTTTGATGCTCATAAAGTCGACTTTGCCGGTCTGGTGGCGCGGCAGCGCATGTATATTCCGAAAGAAAAACAGTATGCCGAACACTGTGCGTCAACCAGGGAAGGGGGATGCAAATGTCACTCTCACTAA
- the gltA gene encoding NADPH-dependent glutamate synthase: protein MSLSLKKNAMPEQDPKVRARNFDEVALGYEAELAQAEASRCLNCKAAPCRKGCPVDVDIPAFIKHIKEGDMEAAIANIKEVNGLPAICGRVCPQEDQCEKFCVLTKRGEAVGIGRLERYAADYARQQGESAATAAAAAVGQKVAVIGSGPAGLSAAGELAKKGYAVTIFEALHLPGGVLMYGIPEFRLPKEIVQAEIDGLRQMGVTIEVNAVIGRTFTVDELIEEEGFDAVFIGTGAGLPHFMHIPGENFNGVYSANEFLTRCNLMKAYRFPDTGTPIHVGKKVAVVGGGNVAMDAARTALRLGAEEVHIVYRRSETELPARLEEIHHAKEEGIIFTLLTAPVEVQGNQEGWVTGLKCIRMELGEPDASGRRRPVEIPGSEFVLPTDTVIIAIGQGPNPLVQSTTKGLETNKKGNIVADPETGATSKPGVFAGGDIVTGAATVILAMGAGKKAAAAIDAYLSGKRAGQA, encoded by the coding sequence ATGTCACTCTCACTAAAGAAGAATGCTATGCCCGAACAGGATCCCAAGGTAAGGGCCCGCAATTTTGACGAAGTGGCGCTGGGCTATGAGGCCGAACTGGCTCAGGCCGAGGCTTCCCGCTGCCTGAACTGTAAAGCTGCTCCCTGCCGGAAGGGTTGTCCGGTGGATGTCGATATTCCGGCGTTTATCAAGCATATAAAAGAAGGCGACATGGAAGCCGCCATTGCCAATATAAAAGAAGTTAACGGCTTGCCGGCCATTTGCGGCCGTGTTTGCCCCCAGGAAGACCAATGCGAAAAGTTCTGCGTACTGACCAAAAGAGGCGAAGCGGTCGGCATTGGCCGCCTGGAACGCTATGCAGCCGATTACGCCCGCCAACAGGGTGAAAGTGCGGCAACTGCCGCTGCGGCGGCAGTCGGACAAAAGGTAGCTGTCATCGGTTCCGGTCCGGCCGGCTTAAGCGCTGCCGGTGAATTGGCTAAAAAAGGCTATGCAGTTACGATTTTCGAGGCGCTCCATTTGCCGGGCGGCGTGCTGATGTACGGTATCCCCGAATTCCGTCTGCCGAAAGAGATTGTGCAGGCGGAAATTGACGGCCTCCGCCAGATGGGTGTTACTATCGAAGTAAATGCGGTTATCGGACGAACCTTTACGGTAGACGAACTGATCGAGGAGGAAGGCTTTGATGCTGTATTCATCGGCACCGGGGCCGGACTGCCCCACTTCATGCACATCCCCGGTGAAAATTTCAACGGCGTATATTCAGCCAATGAATTTTTAACCCGCTGCAATTTGATGAAAGCATACCGTTTCCCTGATACGGGTACACCCATTCATGTGGGCAAAAAAGTGGCCGTTGTCGGCGGCGGCAATGTGGCGATGGATGCGGCCCGTACGGCATTGCGGCTGGGGGCGGAAGAGGTGCATATCGTATACCGCCGTTCCGAGACCGAACTGCCGGCCAGACTGGAAGAAATTCACCATGCCAAAGAGGAAGGCATTATTTTTACGTTGCTGACGGCGCCGGTAGAGGTGCAGGGCAATCAGGAAGGCTGGGTTACCGGCCTGAAATGCATCCGCATGGAACTAGGTGAACCGGACGCTTCGGGCCGCCGCCGGCCGGTGGAAATTCCCGGCTCCGAGTTCGTGCTGCCTACCGATACGGTGATCATCGCCATCGGCCAGGGGCCGAACCCGCTGGTCCAGTCCACCACGAAAGGCCTGGAAACGAATAAGAAGGGAAATATTGTGGCCGATCCCGAAACCGGCGCCACCAGCAAGCCTGGTGTATTTGCCGGCGGCGATATCGTGACAGGGGCTGCTACCGTTATTTTGGCTATGGGCGCCGGCAAGAAGGCTGCTGCCGCCATCGACGCTTATTTAAGCGGCAAACGGGCCGGTCAGGCTTGA
- a CDS encoding valine--tRNA ligase codes for MEEQQIATVYDPQTVEKKWYQFWEENQLFHAAAASDKDPYSIVIPPPNVTGQLHMGHALDNTLQDILIRWRRMQGYNTLWMPGTDHAGIATQIKVEEMLAKDNVSRYDLGREAFIDKVWEWKKLYGSRILTQLKSLGASCDWERERFTMDEGCSKAVREVFVSLYEKGLIYQGNRITNWCPRCHTALSDIEVEHEEKPGHLYHVQYFVEGNPDESLIVATTRPETILGDTAVAVHPEDSRYKQLIGKHLILPLVGRSIPVIADEYVDPAFGTGAVKVTPAHDPNDFEMGLRHELPEIIVIEPNGTMSESTGKYSGLDRYECRKLLVSDLREQGFLVKIEDHSHAVGHCQRCATVVEPLISKQWYVRMQPLAEPAIEAVRSGKIKFVPERFTKIYLNWLENIRDWCISRQIWWGHRIPAWYCACGETVVSRNSPTACPKCGGSLEQDPDVLDTWFSSGLWPFSTMGWPEQTEELKSFYPTSVLVTGYDIIFFWVARMIMMGLEFQQDIPFEHVFIHGLVRDGQGRKMSKSLGNGIDPLDVIEKYGADTLRFTLITGNTPGNDMRFYWERVESSRNFSNKLWNASRFVLMNLTDFDATQRPDPASCTLADQWILSRYAHTVEAVTRNLERFELGEAARLLYEFIWNEYCDWYIELAKPRLYNKEQAAAKRTAQYVLWHVLENTLKLLHPFMPFITENIWQHLPHDGVSIMVAAWPAKEAEYVNGAAEQQMETIMETIKAVRNMRAEVNVPPGKKSEAILQAANEDIKQVLTDNVQYLKTLAALEPVLITDSSQDKPANAMTAVVNGVEVYLPMKGLIDIEKETARLNKELASLDKELSRLAGKLANEGFVAKAPADVIAKERAKEQEYGEKKAAIQERLSYLEAL; via the coding sequence ATGGAAGAACAACAGATTGCTACTGTGTACGATCCGCAGACAGTAGAAAAAAAATGGTACCAATTTTGGGAGGAAAACCAGCTGTTTCATGCAGCGGCCGCATCGGATAAGGACCCGTACAGCATTGTGATTCCGCCGCCCAATGTAACGGGACAGCTACATATGGGACATGCGCTAGACAATACGCTGCAGGATATTTTAATCCGCTGGCGCCGGATGCAGGGCTATAACACCCTGTGGATGCCGGGCACCGATCATGCCGGTATTGCCACGCAGATTAAAGTGGAAGAAATGCTGGCCAAGGATAATGTCTCTCGCTATGATTTAGGTCGGGAGGCGTTTATCGACAAGGTATGGGAGTGGAAAAAGCTCTACGGCAGCCGCATTCTCACTCAGTTGAAAAGCCTGGGCGCCTCCTGCGACTGGGAGCGGGAGCGCTTTACCATGGATGAAGGCTGCTCCAAGGCAGTGCGGGAAGTTTTTGTAAGCTTGTACGAAAAGGGGCTTATTTACCAGGGCAACCGTATTACCAATTGGTGTCCCCGCTGCCATACGGCGTTAAGCGATATTGAGGTGGAGCACGAGGAAAAGCCGGGGCACTTATATCATGTTCAATATTTTGTTGAAGGCAATCCGGACGAATCGCTGATTGTTGCCACCACCCGACCGGAAACCATCCTGGGCGATACCGCCGTAGCCGTTCATCCGGAAGACAGCCGTTATAAACAGCTTATCGGCAAACATCTGATATTGCCATTAGTGGGACGCAGCATTCCGGTTATCGCTGACGAATATGTCGATCCAGCCTTTGGAACCGGTGCCGTCAAGGTAACGCCCGCCCATGATCCGAATGACTTCGAAATGGGCCTGCGCCATGAACTGCCGGAGATTATCGTTATCGAACCGAATGGTACCATGTCGGAAAGCACCGGTAAATACAGCGGTCTGGACCGCTATGAATGCCGTAAGCTGTTAGTCAGCGATTTAAGGGAACAGGGCTTCCTGGTGAAGATCGAGGATCATTCCCACGCGGTTGGGCATTGCCAGCGCTGCGCGACGGTGGTGGAGCCGTTAATCTCCAAACAGTGGTATGTGCGGATGCAGCCTTTGGCCGAACCGGCTATTGAAGCTGTGCGGTCGGGTAAAATAAAATTTGTTCCTGAGCGGTTCACGAAGATTTACTTAAATTGGCTGGAAAATATCAGAGACTGGTGCATATCACGGCAAATCTGGTGGGGCCATCGCATCCCAGCCTGGTACTGTGCCTGCGGTGAAACAGTCGTTTCCCGCAATTCACCGACGGCCTGCCCGAAATGCGGCGGCAGCCTGGAACAGGACCCGGACGTGCTGGATACCTGGTTCAGCTCGGGGCTTTGGCCTTTTTCCACTATGGGCTGGCCGGAACAGACCGAGGAACTGAAAAGCTTCTATCCGACCAGCGTGCTGGTAACCGGCTATGATATTATTTTCTTCTGGGTGGCCCGCATGATTATGATGGGACTGGAATTCCAGCAGGACATTCCGTTTGAGCATGTCTTTATTCACGGTTTGGTTCGGGACGGCCAGGGTCGGAAAATGAGCAAATCCCTGGGTAACGGCATTGATCCGCTGGATGTTATCGAAAAATACGGCGCCGACACGCTGCGCTTCACGCTGATTACCGGCAATACTCCAGGCAATGATATGCGGTTTTACTGGGAGCGGGTGGAGTCAAGCCGCAACTTCTCCAATAAGCTGTGGAACGCTTCCCGCTTTGTCCTGATGAATCTGACCGATTTTGATGCGACCCAGCGGCCTGATCCGGCGTCCTGTACGCTGGCCGATCAATGGATTTTGAGCCGTTACGCCCATACTGTGGAAGCTGTTACCCGTAATCTGGAGCGGTTTGAACTGGGGGAAGCCGCCCGCCTGCTGTATGAATTCATTTGGAATGAGTATTGTGACTGGTATATCGAGCTGGCAAAACCCAGACTGTATAATAAAGAACAGGCTGCAGCGAAGAGGACGGCCCAATATGTATTATGGCACGTGCTGGAAAATACGCTGAAACTGCTGCATCCCTTCATGCCGTTTATTACGGAAAATATCTGGCAGCACCTGCCCCATGACGGAGTCAGCATTATGGTAGCCGCCTGGCCGGCCAAGGAGGCGGAATATGTAAATGGTGCCGCCGAGCAGCAGATGGAAACCATTATGGAGACTATCAAGGCGGTGCGCAACATGCGGGCCGAGGTCAATGTGCCGCCCGGCAAAAAGAGTGAAGCCATTTTACAGGCCGCCAACGAAGATATTAAGCAGGTATTGACCGATAATGTACAGTACCTGAAAACGCTGGCTGCTTTGGAGCCTGTGTTGATTACGGACAGCAGCCAGGATAAACCGGCCAATGCCATGACGGCCGTTGTGAACGGCGTGGAAGTGTACTTGCCGATGAAAGGGCTGATTGATATAGAGAAGGAAACAGCCCGGCTGAATAAAGAACTGGCGTCGCTGGACAAAGAACTGAGCCGTCTGGCCGGCAAGCTGGCCAACGAAGGGTTTGTCGCCAAAGCACCGGCCGATGTCATTGCCAAGGAACGGGCTAAGGAACAGGAATACGGGGAGAAAAAAGCGGCGATCCAGGAACGGCTTAGCTACCTGGAAGCATTATAA